One Gloeobacter morelensis MG652769 DNA window includes the following coding sequences:
- a CDS encoding B12-binding domain-containing radical SAM protein gives MADVVLIYPYVHREATGRKLWLFPPLGQGFIAAHLRALGHSVRFLDCTFRGIDWAIAEAAAEQPLVVGVYCMVTMHEDTLAIVRALRSSLGDRALLVAGGPMPSGKPQTFLPAFDVVMRGEGELVWEELVACLKDRRPYKQLEGICTLDPTGALTGNTKAPLIPKEVLTRLPMPARDLFDHERYQAYWRSTFGYTQTPVFTARGCPYGCEYCDQPIFGATYREHTVEQVMEDIENALAAGYSHIWFSDDIFMLNWQRALKICDEIHRRGLKFKWDCLGRVDVQRKVFARMAEAGCERIFFGIESGSPRVLRQMGKRFTPEDVRQAIEDANSVGIRAAAFFQVGYPGERTEDILATLQFIPTLPLDYLSFTITYPLPGTKLFDRVVSEGRLTPEEQAEWKRAGHNVLTYKADHSQLKLRSAIYAARARFLAEKHLGWLGKTLGPAITQSASLAIARMA, from the coding sequence ATGGCCGATGTGGTGCTCATCTACCCCTACGTTCACCGCGAGGCCACCGGCCGCAAACTCTGGCTCTTTCCGCCCTTGGGTCAGGGTTTCATCGCCGCCCATCTGCGCGCGCTGGGCCACAGCGTCCGTTTTCTCGACTGCACCTTTCGGGGTATCGACTGGGCGATCGCCGAAGCGGCAGCTGAGCAACCGCTGGTGGTCGGGGTCTACTGCATGGTGACAATGCACGAGGACACCCTTGCCATTGTCCGGGCGCTGCGATCGTCATTGGGTGATCGTGCGCTGTTGGTGGCTGGAGGGCCGATGCCCTCGGGTAAGCCTCAGACGTTTTTGCCCGCCTTCGACGTGGTGATGCGCGGCGAGGGAGAGCTGGTGTGGGAAGAGCTGGTGGCCTGCCTCAAGGACCGTCGCCCGTACAAGCAACTTGAAGGAATCTGCACCCTCGATCCGACCGGTGCTTTGACAGGTAACACCAAAGCGCCTTTGATCCCCAAGGAGGTGCTCACCCGCCTGCCGATGCCCGCCCGGGATCTGTTTGACCACGAGCGCTACCAGGCGTATTGGCGCTCCACCTTCGGCTATACCCAGACGCCGGTCTTCACCGCCCGGGGCTGTCCCTACGGCTGCGAGTACTGCGATCAGCCCATTTTTGGGGCGACCTACCGCGAGCATACCGTCGAGCAGGTCATGGAAGATATCGAAAATGCCCTCGCGGCCGGTTACAGCCACATCTGGTTTTCCGACGACATCTTCATGCTCAACTGGCAGCGGGCGCTCAAAATTTGCGACGAGATCCACCGGCGCGGCCTGAAATTCAAGTGGGACTGCCTGGGACGGGTGGATGTGCAGCGCAAGGTCTTCGCCCGCATGGCCGAAGCGGGCTGCGAACGGATTTTTTTTGGCATCGAGTCGGGCAGTCCCCGGGTGCTGCGGCAGATGGGCAAGCGCTTTACCCCCGAGGATGTGCGCCAGGCGATCGAAGATGCCAACAGCGTCGGCATCCGGGCGGCGGCATTTTTTCAGGTGGGCTACCCGGGCGAGCGCACCGAGGATATTCTGGCGACTTTGCAATTTATTCCGACCCTGCCGCTGGACTACTTGAGCTTCACGATCACCTATCCCCTGCCGGGCACCAAACTGTTCGATCGGGTAGTCTCCGAAGGCCGCCTCACTCCGGAAGAGCAGGCCGAATGGAAGCGCGCCGGCCACAATGTGCTTACCTACAAAGCCGATCATTCGCAACTGAAATTGCGCTCGGCCATCTACGCCGCCCGCGCCCGCTTTCTGGCCGAAAAGCATTTGGGCTGGCTGGGCAAAACCCTGGGACCGGCCATCACCCAGAGCGCCAGCCTCGCCATCGCCCGCATGGCCTGA
- a CDS encoding bifunctional folylpolyglutamate synthase/dihydrofolate synthase → MTDSFVLYAEANRRLESLLTDTACLQPAAVGGGELVAATRALLDRVGAPDRAMECVLVGGTSGKGSVAARLAAHFERAGVRVGLHTSPYLQVATEKICLNGQYIGGAEYAELVEWIWPHLGEWLPPSHLRRRYGAVSLVLAAEAMRRYGAQVGVFEVGCGGRFDPVNALQARAVGITTVGFDHVALLGPTLADIAWHKAGLIKSAAAVVTAARGLPLEIIHREAACHGAPVRCTPVDNATLAGALFEVCRGTPAPRLPPQAARLPGRLEPMGVQRLVWLDGAHNPEKLAYLVRELHDRPAVVLFSALAGKLHRPMLKILSRLARTLVLCPLEVPGKLSADLDAMTRQAQGLFEHVEPAPDPDAALALALHRRQPGQIVVVTGSLYLVGRLRSRWYPPEWVVEARSSWPPRLDGP, encoded by the coding sequence TTGACCGATTCCTTTGTGCTATACGCCGAGGCGAACCGGCGGCTCGAATCGCTGCTGACGGACACTGCTTGCCTCCAGCCGGCGGCAGTGGGCGGCGGCGAACTGGTGGCGGCAACCCGCGCCCTGCTCGACAGGGTCGGTGCCCCGGATCGGGCAATGGAGTGCGTACTGGTGGGGGGGACCAGCGGCAAGGGTTCGGTGGCGGCCAGGCTCGCCGCCCACTTCGAGCGGGCGGGGGTGCGCGTCGGCCTGCACACCTCGCCCTACCTGCAGGTGGCCACCGAAAAGATCTGCCTGAATGGCCAATATATCGGCGGGGCGGAATATGCCGAACTGGTGGAATGGATCTGGCCTCACCTGGGGGAGTGGCTGCCCCCGTCCCACCTGCGGCGGCGCTATGGGGCAGTCTCGCTGGTGCTGGCGGCCGAGGCGATGCGGCGTTACGGAGCACAAGTAGGTGTCTTCGAGGTGGGTTGCGGCGGTCGCTTTGACCCGGTCAATGCTCTTCAAGCCCGGGCAGTCGGAATTACGACCGTGGGCTTCGACCATGTCGCGCTACTCGGACCGACCCTCGCAGACATCGCCTGGCACAAAGCGGGTCTCATCAAGAGCGCAGCAGCGGTGGTGACCGCCGCCCGCGGTTTGCCTCTGGAGATTATTCATCGAGAAGCGGCCTGCCATGGAGCACCAGTGCGCTGTACACCAGTCGACAACGCCACACTGGCCGGGGCGCTTTTTGAAGTTTGCCGGGGGACGCCTGCCCCACGCCTGCCCCCGCAGGCCGCTCGCCTGCCCGGCAGGCTGGAGCCGATGGGGGTGCAGCGCCTGGTTTGGCTGGATGGTGCCCACAACCCCGAGAAGCTGGCCTATCTGGTTCGCGAGTTACACGACAGACCGGCGGTCGTCCTGTTCAGCGCCCTCGCAGGCAAGTTGCACCGCCCGATGCTGAAGATTCTCTCGCGGCTGGCCCGCACGCTGGTCCTGTGCCCGCTCGAAGTACCCGGCAAACTCTCTGCGGATCTCGATGCAATGACCCGACAGGCCCAGGGGTTGTTCGAGCACGTTGAACCGGCCCCGGACCCGGACGCCGCCCTCGCCCTCGCTCTGCACCGGCGGCAACCCGGGCAGATCGTTGTGGTCACCGGCTCGCTGTACCTGGTGGGCCGGTTGCGCTCGCGCTGGTATCCGCCTGAGTGGGTTGTCGAAGCGCGCAGCAGCTGGCCTCCCCGACTCGATGGGCCTTAG
- the efp gene encoding elongation factor P — MISSNDFRTGTTIELDGQVWRVIEFLHVKPGKGSAFVRTKLKNVMTGNVNERTFRAGESLPQAVVEKRDMQFVYPQGDNEYVFMDMESYEQEALTREAIGDGAKYLKEGMSVSILKWQERVIGVDLPNTVVLQVVETDPGVKGDTAQGGTKPAKVETGAEVMVPLFITIGEKIKIDTRDNSYLGREN, encoded by the coding sequence ATGATCTCAAGCAACGATTTTCGAACCGGCACCACCATCGAACTCGATGGCCAGGTCTGGCGGGTGATCGAATTTTTGCACGTCAAACCGGGCAAGGGATCGGCCTTCGTACGTACCAAGCTCAAAAACGTCATGACCGGCAACGTCAACGAACGGACCTTCAGAGCCGGCGAGTCGCTGCCCCAGGCGGTGGTCGAAAAGCGCGACATGCAGTTTGTCTACCCTCAAGGCGACAACGAGTACGTCTTCATGGACATGGAATCTTATGAGCAAGAAGCGCTCACCCGCGAGGCGATCGGCGACGGCGCCAAGTATCTCAAAGAGGGCATGAGCGTCTCGATTCTCAAGTGGCAGGAGCGGGTGATCGGCGTCGATTTGCCCAACACGGTCGTCCTGCAAGTGGTCGAGACCGACCCGGGCGTCAAGGGCGACACCGCCCAGGGCGGCACCAAGCCCGCCAAAGTCGAGACCGGCGCTGAGGTCATGGTGCCTCTGTTTATCACCATTGGCGAGAAAATCAAAATCGACACCCGCGACAACTCCTACCTCGGCCGGGAAAACTGA
- a CDS encoding ABC transporter ATP-binding protein, protein MGQVELSGVGKRFEQYTALQRIDLDIAPGELLVLVGPSGCGKSTLLRTIAGLETIDAGEMRIGGRLVAGAKAFVPARERDVAMVFQNYALYPHMSVADNLAFGLRMRGVAAKERRHKVQEMAKLLGLEALLERKPAQLSGGQQQRVAVGRALVRDPQVFLLDEPLSNLDTELRNQTRSELKRLHQRLSTTMIYVTHDQVEAMTLADRIAVMEKGHLRQVGTPERIYAEPENVMVAQFLGHPPMNLFELVRCERGWLWQDETLVLPEAAQAVLEHCPNERVRLGVRPEAIHPHPGAAMPQGQFTVELIEPLGNETIVFGSLGGSPASLRTPGSVDWRCSDSIPVGLDLAGAVLFDPASGARLR, encoded by the coding sequence ATGGGTCAGGTGGAACTGTCCGGCGTCGGTAAGCGCTTCGAGCAGTACACAGCGCTGCAACGGATCGATCTTGACATTGCCCCCGGCGAATTGCTGGTGCTGGTGGGACCGAGCGGCTGCGGCAAATCGACCCTGCTGCGCACGATCGCGGGACTGGAGACCATCGACGCAGGCGAGATGCGCATCGGCGGCCGTCTGGTGGCCGGGGCAAAAGCCTTTGTGCCTGCCCGCGAGCGCGACGTGGCCATGGTGTTTCAAAATTATGCGCTCTACCCGCACATGAGCGTCGCCGACAACCTCGCCTTCGGTCTGCGCATGCGCGGGGTAGCCGCCAAAGAGCGCCGCCACAAAGTGCAGGAGATGGCCAAGTTGCTGGGCCTTGAAGCACTCCTGGAGCGCAAGCCCGCCCAGTTGTCGGGCGGTCAGCAGCAGCGCGTCGCGGTCGGTCGCGCCCTGGTGCGCGACCCACAGGTGTTCTTGCTGGATGAACCGCTCTCGAACCTGGACACCGAACTGCGAAACCAGACGCGCAGCGAACTGAAGCGCTTGCACCAGCGCCTTTCGACGACGATGATCTACGTCACCCACGACCAGGTGGAGGCGATGACCCTGGCGGACCGCATCGCGGTGATGGAAAAGGGCCATCTGCGGCAGGTGGGCACCCCCGAGCGGATCTACGCCGAGCCCGAAAACGTCATGGTCGCCCAGTTTTTGGGCCACCCGCCCATGAACCTCTTCGAACTGGTGCGCTGCGAGCGGGGCTGGCTGTGGCAGGACGAAACCCTCGTCCTCCCCGAAGCCGCCCAGGCCGTGCTGGAGCACTGCCCCAATGAACGGGTCCGGCTTGGGGTTCGGCCGGAGGCCATCCATCCCCATCCGGGTGCGGCGATGCCCCAGGGACAATTCACCGTCGAACTTATCGAGCCTCTCGGAAACGAAACGATCGTGTTCGGCTCTCTTGGCGGTAGCCCGGCGAGCCTGCGCACGCCAGGCTCTGTCGATTGGCGCTGTAGCGATTCGATCCCCGTCGGTCTGGACCTTGCGGGGGCGGTGCTCTTCGACCCGGCAAGCGGCGCGCGGCTGCGCTGA
- a CDS encoding DUF6761 family protein: MLQDPKTIRYYQRLSDTLVELWRRRYRSEELRLFSEGFITALRYGQELDPTQIMRLEQEIAGFLANPDNLEPPELRPQPEEERS; the protein is encoded by the coding sequence ATGTTGCAAGACCCGAAAACCATTCGCTACTACCAGCGGCTGTCCGACACCCTGGTCGAACTGTGGCGCCGTCGCTACCGCAGCGAGGAGTTGCGCCTGTTTTCCGAGGGCTTCATCACTGCCCTGCGCTACGGTCAAGAACTCGACCCCACACAGATCATGCGGCTGGAGCAGGAGATAGCCGGTTTCCTGGCCAACCCCGACAATCTTGAGCCGCCGGAACTGCGGCCCCAGCCCGAGGAGGAGCGCTCCTAG
- the accB gene encoding acetyl-CoA carboxylase biotin carboxyl carrier protein encodes MNIDLSEIRELIAILNQTDVTELTIEAEGFRLSIRKESGKTVVQTGAGSPPAPVAPAAPVVSEAPAPPPAPPATPARPTIDVVSPMVGTFYRAPSPDATNFVEVGDVVRVGQTVCIIEAMKLMNTIDSEAAGRVVEILVENGEPIEYGQKLMRLEPV; translated from the coding sequence GTGAATATCGATCTTTCCGAAATCCGCGAGCTGATCGCCATCCTCAACCAGACGGATGTGACCGAACTGACCATCGAGGCGGAGGGCTTTCGCCTGTCCATCCGCAAGGAGAGCGGCAAGACCGTCGTTCAGACTGGAGCGGGCAGCCCGCCGGCCCCGGTCGCCCCGGCGGCACCCGTGGTGAGCGAGGCACCTGCCCCACCCCCGGCGCCCCCCGCAACGCCCGCTCGACCGACGATCGACGTGGTGTCCCCGATGGTCGGCACGTTCTACCGCGCTCCATCGCCGGACGCCACTAACTTTGTGGAGGTGGGTGATGTCGTGCGCGTCGGCCAGACCGTCTGCATCATCGAGGCGATGAAGCTGATGAACACCATCGACAGCGAGGCTGCCGGCCGCGTGGTCGAGATTCTAGTCGAAAACGGCGAACCAATCGAATACGGCCAGAAGCTGATGCGCCTGGAGCCGGTCTAG
- a CDS encoding Uma2 family endonuclease: MEASADELTVDIDSLVTEDDAPVDNLPSEKQQRLLTEPLYSSWHPQSPFLAAANVGLFYAVRRPPLVPDVFLSLNVEIAEDWWQKQNRSYFFWEFGKPPEVVIEIVSNTVGNERGTKLPTYAQMRVQFYAIYDPLQQLGGPVLEVFELSGLRYESRQSAWFEEVGLGLTLWQGTFEGKEDTWLRWCDRDRQVIATGAERAEQERQRAEQEHQRAEQERQRAERAEQEVTQERRRAEALAERLRQLGIDPDAI; encoded by the coding sequence ATGGAAGCTTCTGCAGATGAATTGACCGTTGACATCGACAGTCTGGTGACCGAGGACGATGCTCCTGTGGACAATCTTCCGTCCGAGAAACAGCAACGCTTGCTTACCGAGCCGCTTTACAGCTCCTGGCATCCTCAGTCCCCATTTCTTGCCGCCGCCAACGTCGGTTTGTTCTACGCGGTCCGCCGTCCGCCTCTGGTCCCTGATGTCTTCTTGAGCCTGAATGTCGAAATTGCCGAGGACTGGTGGCAGAAGCAAAACCGGTCCTATTTTTTCTGGGAGTTCGGCAAGCCCCCGGAAGTGGTGATTGAAATTGTCTCCAACACCGTCGGCAACGAGCGGGGTACCAAGCTGCCCACCTACGCCCAGATGCGCGTGCAGTTCTACGCAATCTATGACCCGCTGCAGCAGTTGGGCGGGCCGGTGCTGGAAGTTTTTGAGCTGTCCGGGTTGCGCTACGAGAGCCGACAAAGCGCCTGGTTCGAGGAGGTCGGTCTGGGATTGACCCTCTGGCAGGGCACGTTCGAAGGCAAAGAGGACACCTGGCTGCGCTGGTGCGACCGGGACCGGCAGGTGATTGCGACCGGAGCCGAACGCGCCGAGCAAGAACGCCAGCGCGCCGAGCAGGAGCACCAACGCGCCGAGCAAGAACGCCAGCGCGCCGAGCGGGCCGAGCAGGAAGTCACCCAGGAGCGGCGGCGGGCTGAAGCGTTGGCCGAGCGGCTTAGGCAACTGGGAATCGATCCCGATGCGATCTAG